The following are encoded in a window of Parambassis ranga chromosome 15, fParRan2.1, whole genome shotgun sequence genomic DNA:
- the bean1 gene encoding protein BEAN1, producing the protein MLMKLICSVSSNQSHGEYPDCRSERESGGEASLLVSPLVVAGIVIGLVLFLSCITIIVGSLRKDSRLRNPHLRASYGPDGFSIGGSAGELRSSCIEDFPPGLDFDSYRETLSQISNLYPDSPPRYDECVSPGATQIYIPTDDPPPYSLLDPCQGGAEHEDQPGYTSPNPSPYCGETSASAAWFSPSHYPLGLQQQQEHQHIASISFPLEAAPPYESVLAEQQGQPLPLMPCDLYKHQSERGEDSNTQQLPANQILQDG; encoded by the exons TGAGCTCCAACCAGAGCCATGGGGAGTACCCAGACTGCCGGAGTGAGAGGGAGTCAGGAGGGGAGGCATCTCTCCTGGTGTCTCCGCTGGTGGTGGCGGGGATCGTTATAGGTCTGGTCCTCTTTCTGTCCTGCATCACCATCATTGTTGGCAGCCTGCGCAAAGACAGCCGACTTCGAAACCCGCACCTTCGAGCCAGCTACG GACCAGACGGGTTTTCAATCGGAGGTTCAGCAGGGGAACTGAGGTCCAGTTGCATAGAGGACTTTCCTCCTGGTTTAGACTTCGACTCGTACAGAGAGACTCTGTCGCAGATCAGCAACCTGTACCCCGACTCACCACCACG TTACGATGAGTGTGTCAGCCCTGGTGCGACTCAGATCTACATACCAACAGATGACCCACCTCCTTACTCCCTCTTGGACCCCTGTCAGGGAGGGGCGGAGCATGAGGATCAGCCTGGCTACACCAGTCCGAATCCTTCTCCATACTGTGGAGAGACCTCTGCCAGCGCCGCCTGGTTCTCACCCTCCCACTACCCACTgggactgcagcagcagcaggagcatcaACACATCGCATCCATCTCCTTCCCCCTGGAGGCAGCGCCGCCTTATGAATCAGTGTTGGctgagcagcagggacagcCCCTCCCTCTCATGCCATGTGACCTTTATAAACACCAATCTGAGAGGGGGGAGGACAGCAACACCCAGCAACTCCCGGCGAACCAGATCTTGCAGGACGGTTAG